A stretch of the Aphis gossypii isolate Hap1 chromosome 2, ASM2018417v2, whole genome shotgun sequence genome encodes the following:
- the LOC126549865 gene encoding glutamic acid-rich protein-like yields MSTVEQQRPTQGSMDLRSDNGTHFTAKSLVTIIVVSTKIVGALRVHYTPALFERVLYLHLIYYFKSCRLSGLDSPCQCSSTGSGRKAALKQIRKMENSMIPNKRSRSAEPEYKELSDEGDEDTLDLLDLFRCQQVCRQMDLRQGEQNPFMKYFWPTEDDEEEDEVEENEEDEEENEEDEEEKDEDDEEEEEEDGDEEQEEQDDDEEDEDEEEQDDDENEEEEEEEDEEEKVYGLPINDQ; encoded by the exons ATGTCGACTGTCGAGCAACAACGGCCCACGCAGGGTAGTATGGATTTAAGATCGGATAATGGAACGCATTTTACTGCAAAA AGTCTAGTGACAATAATTGTCGTAAGTACCAAGATAGTTGGAGCCTTACGCGTTCACTACACTCCGGCTTTATTCGAGCgagtattatacctacatttaatttactatttcaaGAGCTGTCGCCTTTCCGGCTTGGATTCGCCGTGTCAGTGTAGCAGCACag GATCAGGTCGAAAAGCCGCGTTAAAACAAATcagaaaaatggaaaattcTATGATACCCAATAAACGGTCACGGTCAGCTGAACCCGAGTATAAAGAACTAAGCGATGAGGGAGATGAAGATACATTAGACCTTTTGGATTTATTTAGGTGCCAACAAGTATGCCGCCAAATGGATTTAAGACAG ggtGAACAAAATCCATTTATGAAGTATTTTTGGCCCACGGAAGATGATGAAGAAGAAGACGAAGTAGAAGAAAATGAAGAAGATGAAGAAGAAAATGAAGAAGATGAAGAAGAAAAAGATGAAGATgatgaagaagaagaagaagaagatggAGATGAAGAACAAGAAGAACAAGATGATGATGAAGAAGACGAAGATGAAGAAGAACAAGATGATGATGAAaatgaagaagaagaagaagaagaagatgaAGAAGAGAAAGTATATGGTTTACCAATTAATGATCAATaa
- the LOC126549593 gene encoding uncharacterized protein LOC126549593 isoform X2: protein MFSNFQKNRLKADAIPTIFDNLTEEVPLVEQCQVPLNDTLISDNTPSYLSTTNMSVTMSDKSTSSEIETSSLGVQTPKYLSANTPRKLKLHERLAEEIQLRREAEDREKELLHKVNTLSLQLADKYSIDYCLKVCKDNLKPTLFMLVNSQMKNLKKKNKRVKGIRMR, encoded by the exons ATGTTTAGCAACTTCCAAAAAAATAGACTGAAAGCAGATGCAATACcaacaatatttgataatttaactgAAGAGGTTCCATTAGTTGAACAATGTCAAGTTCCATTAAATGACACTCTTATTAGCGATAACACACCATCAT ACTTGTCTACTACTAACATGTCAGTGACCATGTCAGATAAATCAACATCGTCTGAAATTGAAACGAGTAGTTTGGGTGTTCAAACACCCAAATATCTTTCAGCAAATACTCCACGGAAGCTGAAACTTCATGAAAGACTTGCTGAAGAAATTCAATTAAGAAGAGAAGCTGAAGATAGAGAAAAAGAATTGTTACATAAAGTAAATACTTTAAGTTTACAGTTGGCTGACAAATATTCAATAGATTATTGTCTTAAGGTGTGTAAGGACAATTTAAAGCctacattatttatgttagttaattctcaaatgaaaaatttaaaaaaaaaaaacaaaagggTCAAAGGTATACGAATgagatag
- the LOC126549593 gene encoding uncharacterized protein LOC126549593 isoform X1 — translation MFSNFQKNRLKADAIPTIFDNLTEEVPLVEQCQVPLNDTLISDNTPSCSTSIADLSTTNMSVTMSDKSTSSEIETSSLGVQTPKYLSANTPRKLKLHERLAEEIQLRREAEDREKELLHKVNTLSLQLADKYSIDYCLKVCKDNLKPTLFMLVNSQMKNLKKKNKRVKGIRMR, via the exons ATGTTTAGCAACTTCCAAAAAAATAGACTGAAAGCAGATGCAATACcaacaatatttgataatttaactgAAGAGGTTCCATTAGTTGAACAATGTCAAGTTCCATTAAATGACACTCTTATTAGCGATAACACACCATCATGTTCGACATCTATTGCTG ACTTGTCTACTACTAACATGTCAGTGACCATGTCAGATAAATCAACATCGTCTGAAATTGAAACGAGTAGTTTGGGTGTTCAAACACCCAAATATCTTTCAGCAAATACTCCACGGAAGCTGAAACTTCATGAAAGACTTGCTGAAGAAATTCAATTAAGAAGAGAAGCTGAAGATAGAGAAAAAGAATTGTTACATAAAGTAAATACTTTAAGTTTACAGTTGGCTGACAAATATTCAATAGATTATTGTCTTAAGGTGTGTAAGGACAATTTAAAGCctacattatttatgttagttaattctcaaatgaaaaatttaaaaaaaaaaaacaaaagggTCAAAGGTATACGAATgagatag
- the LOC114122762 gene encoding kelch-like protein 3 isoform X2: MASLQSKDIRLSQGVESIPKVLTNVFLKIPIGICYQKFDEMRRNKELCDIKIVAKNGEEIWAHKVVLAANSEYFNIMFNSQFKESKELEIKIQELDPYVLSSLIDFIYSSELVVNEQNIKEIIEGICFLQLDETICNKCVEYIKSRIEPSNCLGIKEMAECLGLKDLCLFCLTYASIKFSDVYKNEEFLHITLNELIPIIKNEDLCVAEEKVYESVIKWIKHDRENRNKHLPDLMKYVRLPIISQEFLESTVDKELLLEFNKNSREYLDGAYPVHGTELKAPNSIRTQYRSNYSEYVLVMGISGSIHHPLLYNVITNQWKTVSITIPLNSYGLTVLLNDGRLFSVGGVCYTTRSEHLNNLFHPDIYDSEYYDIENDKWFKMNSINLNRTDYAVIALNGFIYAVGGNLTSYGVEVVEQFDPKTNTWKQVASMLKGRVAPTLCVLNSCMYAIGGRNYGDIYLSSVEKYDPSTDSWEKVTNLNHSRSNAGAVTVNGLIYVFGGEHSNFTIEVYCPYKKTWSVLSSKVPDTFDNYGCCNAFNVKRHIQNEVLKLTD; the protein is encoded by the exons atggcTTCGCTGCAATCAAAGGATATAAG actttCTCAAGGTGTAGAAAGTATACCAAAAGTACTaactaatgtatttttaaaaataccaattggCATATGTTACCAGAAATTTGATGAAATGAGaag GAATAAAGAATTATGTGATATAAAGATCGTTGCGAAAAATGGTGAAGAAATATGGGCTCATAAAGTTGTTCTCGCAGCCAacagtgaatattttaatattatgttcaatagcCAATTTAAAGAATCTAAAGAATTGgaaatcaaaattcaagaaTTAGATCCATATGTGTTGAGTTCATTAATTGACTTTATTTATTCATCTGAGTTAGTTgtaaatgaacaaaatatcaaa gaaattaTAGAaggaatttgttttttacaattagATGAAACAATTTGCAACAAATGTGtggaatatattaaatcaagaATTGAACCCTCCAATTGTTTAGGTATAAAAGAAATGGCTGAATGTCTTGGATTAAAagatttatgtttgttttgtttaacttATGCTTCAATTAAGTTTAG tgatgtatataaaaatgaagagtttttacatataactcttaatgaattaataccaattattaaaaatgaagatTTATGTGTAGCTGAAGAAAAG GTGTATGAATCTGTAATAAAATGGATTAAACACGATAGAGAAAATCGTAATAAACATTTACCTGACTTAATGAAATATGTACGGTTACCAATTATTTCGCAGGAATTTTTGGAGAGTACTGTTGATAAAGAACTACTTttggaatttaataaaaata GTAGAGAATATTTAGATGGAGCTTATCCTGTTCATGGTACTGAGTTAAAAGCACCAAATTCTATCCGTACACAATATCGTTCAAATTATTCAgaa tatGTTTTAGTTATGGGTATAAGTGGTAGTATCCATCATCCTCTTTTGTATAACGTTATAACAAATCAGTGGAAAACTGTATCAATAACTATTCCGCTGAATAGTTATGGTCTAACTGTTTTACTCAATGATGGTCGCTTATTTAGTGTTGGTGGTGTTTGTTATACAACTAGGAgcgaacatttaaataatttgtttcat CCAGATATTTATGATagtgaatattatgatattgaaaatgataaatggtttaaaatgaactctataaatttaaatcgaaCTGATTATGCAGTTATTGCTCTTAATGGATTTATATATGCT gttGGAGGAAATCTTACATCATATGGTGTTGAAGTTGTAGAACAGTTTGATCCAAAAACTAATACTTGGAAACAAGTGGCATCAATGTTAAAAGGTAGAGTTGCTCCTACACTTTGTGTATTGAACAGTTGTATGTATGCTATTGGAGGAAGAAACTATGGGGATATCTATTTGTCTTCAGTGGAAAAGTATGATCCTTCAACTGACTCTTGGGAAAAAGtgacaaatttaaatcatagtaGATCGAATGCAG GTGCTGTGACTGTAAATGGATTGATTTATGTGTTTGGAGGTGAACACAGCAATTTCACAATAGAAGTATATTGTCCTTACAAAAAAACATGGTCAGTGTTGTCGTCAAAAGTACCTGACACTTTCGATAATTATGGTTGCTGCAATGCGTTCAATGTCAAACGACACATTCAAAATGAAGTTTTAAAGTTAactgattaa
- the LOC114122769 gene encoding G patch domain-containing protein 11-like — MGRAEKKRESFIWFKCKGSGREAAFKQIRKIKKSIIHNNRSAEPCSMCVNRERKRVQEVVAKLDLSDLFKCQRVCRQMDLKQDIQEPSEKFFWPKEVSEVDTNKLKQEEEEEEEEDEDVISINEQLEILNFYLRQTYNYCVYCGTVYDDETDMMEECPGPNRQDH; from the exons ATGGGAAGAGCAGAAAAAAAAAGGGAATCATTTATATGGTTCAAATGCAAAGGATCAGGTCGAGAAGCCGCATTTAAAcaaatcagaaaaataaaaaagtcaataatacacaataatcgGTCAGCTGAGCCTTGCAGCATGTGCGTAAATAGAGAAAGAAAAAGAGTTCAGGAAGTTGTTGCAAAATTAGACCTTtcggatttatttaaatgccaACGAGTATGCCGCCAAATGGATTTAAAACAG gATATACAAGAGCCATCTGAAAAGTTTTTTTGGCCCAAGGAAGTTTCAGAAGTTGATACAAATAAACTAAAgcaagaagaagaagaagaagaagaagaagatgaAGATGTTATATCAATTAATGAACaattggaaattttaaatttttatttgaggcAGACTTATAACTATTGTGTTTACTGTGGAACAGTGTATGACGATGAGACTGATATGATGGAAGAATGTCCTGGCCCCAATCGACAAGAtcattaa
- the LOC114122762 gene encoding kelch-like protein 3 isoform X1: MASLQSKDIRLSQGVESIPKVLTNVFLKIPIGICYQKFDEMRRNKELCDIKIVAKNGEEIWAHKVVLAANSEYFNIMFNSQFKESKELEIKIQELDPYVLSSLIDFIYSSELVVNEQNIKEIIEGICFLQLDETICNKCVEYIKSRIEPSNCLGIKEMAECLGLKDLCLFCLTYASIKFSDVYKNEEFLHITLNELIPIIKNEDLCVAEEKVYESVIKWIKHDRENRNKHLPDLMKYVRLPIISQEFLESTVDKELLLEFNKNSREYLDGAYPVHGTELKAPNSIRTQYRSNYSEYVLVMGISGSIHHPLLYNVITNQWKTVSITIPLNSYGLTVLLNDGRLFSVGGVCYTTRSEHLNNLFHVSLPLNSCHIFDANTKHWRLMKRMLNHPNESNIVQIGSRIYVPDIYDSEYYDIENDKWFKMNSINLNRTDYAVIALNGFIYAVGGNLTSYGVEVVEQFDPKTNTWKQVASMLKGRVAPTLCVLNSCMYAIGGRNYGDIYLSSVEKYDPSTDSWEKVTNLNHSRSNAGAVTVNGLIYVFGGEHSNFTIEVYCPYKKTWSVLSSKVPDTFDNYGCCNAFNVKRHIQNEVLKLTD; this comes from the exons atggcTTCGCTGCAATCAAAGGATATAAG actttCTCAAGGTGTAGAAAGTATACCAAAAGTACTaactaatgtatttttaaaaataccaattggCATATGTTACCAGAAATTTGATGAAATGAGaag GAATAAAGAATTATGTGATATAAAGATCGTTGCGAAAAATGGTGAAGAAATATGGGCTCATAAAGTTGTTCTCGCAGCCAacagtgaatattttaatattatgttcaatagcCAATTTAAAGAATCTAAAGAATTGgaaatcaaaattcaagaaTTAGATCCATATGTGTTGAGTTCATTAATTGACTTTATTTATTCATCTGAGTTAGTTgtaaatgaacaaaatatcaaa gaaattaTAGAaggaatttgttttttacaattagATGAAACAATTTGCAACAAATGTGtggaatatattaaatcaagaATTGAACCCTCCAATTGTTTAGGTATAAAAGAAATGGCTGAATGTCTTGGATTAAAagatttatgtttgttttgtttaacttATGCTTCAATTAAGTTTAG tgatgtatataaaaatgaagagtttttacatataactcttaatgaattaataccaattattaaaaatgaagatTTATGTGTAGCTGAAGAAAAG GTGTATGAATCTGTAATAAAATGGATTAAACACGATAGAGAAAATCGTAATAAACATTTACCTGACTTAATGAAATATGTACGGTTACCAATTATTTCGCAGGAATTTTTGGAGAGTACTGTTGATAAAGAACTACTTttggaatttaataaaaata GTAGAGAATATTTAGATGGAGCTTATCCTGTTCATGGTACTGAGTTAAAAGCACCAAATTCTATCCGTACACAATATCGTTCAAATTATTCAgaa tatGTTTTAGTTATGGGTATAAGTGGTAGTATCCATCATCCTCTTTTGTATAACGTTATAACAAATCAGTGGAAAACTGTATCAATAACTATTCCGCTGAATAGTTATGGTCTAACTGTTTTACTCAATGATGGTCGCTTATTTAGTGTTGGTGGTGTTTGTTATACAACTAGGAgcgaacatttaaataatttgtttcatgTAAGTTTGCCACTCAATTCATGTCATATTTTTGATGCTAACACAAAACATTGGAGATTAATGAAAAGGATGTTGAATCATCCAAATGAATCCAATATCGTTCAGATTGGTAGTCGTATTTATGTG CCAGATATTTATGATagtgaatattatgatattgaaaatgataaatggtttaaaatgaactctataaatttaaatcgaaCTGATTATGCAGTTATTGCTCTTAATGGATTTATATATGCT gttGGAGGAAATCTTACATCATATGGTGTTGAAGTTGTAGAACAGTTTGATCCAAAAACTAATACTTGGAAACAAGTGGCATCAATGTTAAAAGGTAGAGTTGCTCCTACACTTTGTGTATTGAACAGTTGTATGTATGCTATTGGAGGAAGAAACTATGGGGATATCTATTTGTCTTCAGTGGAAAAGTATGATCCTTCAACTGACTCTTGGGAAAAAGtgacaaatttaaatcatagtaGATCGAATGCAG GTGCTGTGACTGTAAATGGATTGATTTATGTGTTTGGAGGTGAACACAGCAATTTCACAATAGAAGTATATTGTCCTTACAAAAAAACATGGTCAGTGTTGTCGTCAAAAGTACCTGACACTTTCGATAATTATGGTTGCTGCAATGCGTTCAATGTCAAACGACACATTCAAAATGAAGTTTTAAAGTTAactgattaa